Proteins encoded by one window of Nocardioides euryhalodurans:
- a CDS encoding NAD(P)/FAD-dependent oxidoreductase, protein MTRYDVVIVGGRVAGASTALLLARAGLRVAVLDRSGHGTDTLSTHGLMRAGVLQLSRWGMLQPLIDAGTPPVHRTTFHYDDGESVQVSIRHAFGVGALYAPRRHLLDRVLVDAAAEAGADVLHQTSATGLLRDGTGRVTGVRARDRHGASLVLPATFSVGADGIRSWFAREVGAPVVRQGRSASAVLYRYVADLPADGYEWAYLDGAAAGLIPTNDGQTCVFVGTTPARMRTLRRNGPESAMTALVEGSPGGRPLADRLRRARPVGRMHGWGGTPGFVRHSHGRGWALVGDAGYFKDPITTHGMTDALRDAELLATAVLATVGGATAETTALRRYQDTRDRLSRALFSVTEQVAAYDWDGDRVRTLLRQVSSAMSDEVDHLDALPADRWMAPGPSKTPADRAVVTR, encoded by the coding sequence ATGACCCGGTACGACGTCGTCATCGTCGGTGGCCGGGTCGCCGGCGCCTCCACAGCCCTCCTGCTGGCCCGGGCCGGGCTGCGGGTGGCGGTGCTGGACCGCTCCGGGCACGGCACCGACACCCTGTCCACGCACGGGTTGATGCGCGCAGGCGTGCTGCAGCTCTCCCGCTGGGGGATGCTGCAGCCGCTCATCGACGCGGGAACGCCTCCCGTCCACCGGACCACCTTCCACTACGACGACGGCGAGTCGGTCCAGGTGTCGATCCGCCACGCCTTCGGGGTCGGGGCCCTCTACGCCCCGCGGCGGCACCTGCTCGACCGGGTCCTCGTCGACGCCGCAGCGGAGGCAGGCGCCGACGTGCTCCACCAGACCTCCGCCACCGGTCTGCTGCGCGACGGGACGGGCCGGGTCACCGGCGTCCGCGCGCGGGACCGCCACGGGGCGAGCCTGGTCCTGCCCGCGACCTTCAGCGTCGGCGCCGACGGCATCCGTTCGTGGTTCGCCCGGGAGGTCGGCGCGCCCGTCGTGCGGCAGGGACGGTCGGCGAGCGCTGTGCTCTACCGGTACGTTGCCGACCTGCCCGCCGACGGCTACGAGTGGGCCTACCTGGACGGAGCAGCCGCCGGACTGATCCCCACCAACGACGGCCAGACCTGCGTCTTCGTCGGGACCACCCCTGCACGGATGCGTACCCTTCGCCGCAACGGGCCCGAGTCCGCGATGACCGCCCTGGTCGAGGGCTCGCCCGGCGGCCGGCCGCTCGCCGACCGGCTCCGCCGTGCGAGGCCGGTGGGCCGCATGCACGGCTGGGGCGGCACACCCGGCTTCGTACGACACTCGCACGGTCGCGGCTGGGCCCTCGTCGGTGACGCCGGCTACTTCAAGGACCCCATCACGACGCACGGGATGACCGACGCGCTGCGGGATGCCGAGCTGCTCGCCACCGCCGTGCTCGCCACCGTGGGTGGAGCCACGGCGGAGACGACAGCGTTGCGGCGCTACCAGGACACCCGGGACCGTCTCTCCCGCGCCCTGTTCTCGGTCACGGAGCAGGTGGCCGCCTACGACTGGGACGGAGACCGGGTCCGCACCCTGCTGCGGCAGGTCAGCTCGGCGATGAGCGACGAGGTCGACCACCTCGACGCTCTCCCCGCGGACCGGTGGATGGCCCCGGGGCCGAGCAAGACGCCCGCTGACAGGGCGGTCGTCACTCGGTAG
- a CDS encoding AzlD domain-containing protein, which produces MNVFVAVVLVGLGSLALRLVPLLGAHRMPDRAAEVAEYAGLAVLAALTVRAVVLHRDAAVPGGPAAAALAAVVGLYLAYRGRSVLVVVAAGAATYVVGSYALVLTI; this is translated from the coding sequence ATGAACGTCTTCGTCGCGGTCGTGCTCGTCGGGCTGGGCAGCCTGGCCCTGCGCCTGGTCCCGCTCCTGGGCGCGCATCGCATGCCTGACCGCGCCGCCGAGGTCGCGGAGTACGCCGGGCTCGCCGTCCTGGCCGCTCTCACCGTCCGCGCGGTCGTCCTGCACCGCGACGCCGCCGTCCCCGGAGGTCCCGCGGCCGCGGCGCTGGCGGCCGTCGTCGGCCTCTACCTCGCCTACCGAGGCAGGTCGGTCCTCGTCGTGGTCGCCGCCGGCGCGGCGACGTACGTCGTCGGTTCCTACGCCCTCGTCCTCACGATCTGA
- a CDS encoding GNAT family N-acetyltransferase has translation MSRFPYTSPARDRAHPVTAPLRGGAAVLRPLLPGELEPQRAVFDAMSPDSRRARYLTPVSTLTTGMWSALTAVDGRHHVAWLASVDGRPAGIARYVHVAPCTAEIAFEVVDEQQGRGLGGVLLDTISTIAAASRVRRLQATVLAENSASRGLLAMIGLRLRGSGGVLEGESSFHLLERPRVDRPAVVGVAFAVREGGGLLGERVPSQPA, from the coding sequence ATGTCCCGCTTCCCCTACACCTCGCCCGCGCGTGATCGGGCGCACCCGGTCACCGCTCCCCTCCGGGGCGGCGCAGCCGTGCTGAGGCCGCTGCTCCCCGGCGAGCTCGAGCCGCAGCGAGCGGTGTTCGACGCCATGTCCCCCGACTCCCGGAGGGCTCGGTACCTCACGCCGGTCAGCACCCTCACGACCGGCATGTGGTCGGCCCTCACAGCGGTCGACGGTCGCCACCACGTTGCCTGGCTGGCGTCGGTCGACGGCCGTCCGGCCGGGATCGCTCGCTACGTCCACGTAGCGCCGTGCACGGCGGAGATCGCCTTCGAGGTCGTCGACGAGCAGCAAGGGCGCGGGCTGGGCGGCGTCCTGCTGGACACCATCAGCACCATCGCCGCCGCATCGCGGGTCCGACGGCTGCAGGCCACCGTGCTGGCGGAGAACTCCGCGTCCCGGGGCCTGCTGGCCATGATCGGCCTGCGACTGCGGGGGAGTGGCGGTGTCCTCGAGGGGGAGTCGTCCTTCCACCTGCTCGAGCGACCCCGGGTGGACCGGCCCGCCGTCGTCGGCGTCGCCTTCGCAGTGCGCGAGGGCGGGGGGCTGCTCGGGGAGCGGGTCCCGAGCCAGCCGGCCTGA
- a CDS encoding MaoC family dehydratase produces MTALEVGRSDRRTRTVTQRDIALFTALSGDHNPIHYDVEVARASRFGSLVVQGGVTSGLLNALVAEQLPGPGSVFLEVSWAFLAPVRPGDRITAQATVTSVRTDKPVTSLATRITNQEGVVVLDGTAVVWRDPTVAAATDDAQPLSAEKRRSPGNHHPEGNSNDRHH; encoded by the coding sequence ATGACAGCACTCGAGGTCGGCCGTTCGGACCGTCGCACCCGCACCGTCACCCAGCGCGACATCGCGTTGTTCACGGCGTTGTCGGGGGACCACAACCCGATCCACTACGACGTGGAGGTCGCCCGGGCCAGCCGGTTCGGGAGCCTCGTCGTCCAGGGCGGGGTCACCTCGGGACTGCTCAACGCACTCGTCGCCGAGCAGCTGCCCGGACCGGGGAGCGTGTTCCTCGAGGTGTCCTGGGCCTTCCTGGCGCCCGTCAGGCCAGGCGACCGGATCACGGCGCAGGCCACGGTCACCAGCGTCCGTACGGACAAGCCGGTGACGTCGTTGGCGACCCGGATCACCAACCAGGAAGGCGTCGTCGTCCTCGACGGCACGGCGGTCGTCTGGCGCGACCCGACCGTGGCCGCCGCGACCGACGACGCCCAGCCGCTGTCAGCCGAGAAGCGCCGGAGCCCCGGCAACCACCACCCAGAAGGGAACAGCAATGACCGTCACCACTGA
- a CDS encoding flavin-containing monooxygenase, which yields MTTHTVDTVVIGAGHAGLAVSRLLTQHGQEHVVLERGGVGERWRTERWDSLHLLTPSWMTRLPGWYYTGPDPDGYLSASQFLRSLQRYAASFAAPVVGGTSVRSLRAARDGRFALHTDGDTWHARHVVLATGPHGTPHVPAGLARSDLHVVPSNRYRNAEDLPSGGVLVVGASASGTQIADELARAGRDVVLAVGRHTRMPRRYRGMDAFWWLERTGRLARTIDEVADPDVARRETSLQLVGRNQPHPHGSDLDLAALHRRGVLLCGRLQGLDGGAATFAADLPTTVASADRTMHRFLDVVDRHVEEAGLTREVLPARRPTRFTPPPAPTRVPLESQGIRTVVLAAGYRPDHPWVQLPILDRSGAVEQYRGLTRVPGIYVVGQRFQHRRDSGFIDGARHDARTVVAHLSRGVLPESAPRAREESAA from the coding sequence GTGACCACCCACACCGTCGACACCGTCGTCATCGGCGCCGGCCATGCCGGCCTGGCGGTGAGCCGGCTGCTCACCCAGCACGGTCAGGAGCACGTCGTCCTCGAACGGGGCGGCGTGGGCGAACGCTGGCGCACCGAACGATGGGACTCCTTGCACCTGCTGACGCCGAGCTGGATGACCCGGCTTCCCGGCTGGTACTACACCGGCCCGGACCCCGACGGCTACCTCTCCGCGAGCCAGTTCCTGCGAAGCCTCCAGCGGTACGCCGCCTCGTTCGCGGCGCCCGTCGTGGGTGGGACCTCGGTCCGGTCCCTCCGGGCCGCGAGGGACGGCCGCTTCGCCCTGCACACGGACGGTGACACCTGGCACGCCCGTCACGTCGTCCTGGCCACGGGTCCGCACGGCACCCCCCACGTCCCGGCGGGCCTGGCCCGGAGCGACCTGCACGTCGTCCCGAGCAACCGTTACCGCAACGCCGAGGACCTCCCCTCCGGCGGCGTGCTGGTCGTCGGCGCCTCCGCCTCGGGCACCCAGATCGCCGACGAGCTTGCCCGCGCCGGGCGCGACGTCGTCCTCGCAGTCGGCCGCCACACCCGGATGCCGCGGCGCTACCGGGGCATGGACGCCTTCTGGTGGCTGGAACGCACGGGACGACTCGCCCGCACCATCGACGAGGTCGCCGACCCCGACGTCGCGCGGCGCGAGACCTCGCTCCAGCTCGTCGGTCGCAACCAGCCACACCCGCACGGCTCCGACCTCGACCTGGCCGCCCTCCACCGAAGGGGGGTGCTGCTGTGCGGCCGGCTGCAGGGACTGGACGGCGGAGCAGCCACCTTCGCGGCCGACCTGCCGACGACGGTGGCTTCCGCCGACCGCACCATGCACCGGTTCCTGGACGTGGTGGACCGTCACGTCGAAGAGGCAGGACTCACCCGGGAGGTCCTCCCCGCCCGGCGACCGACCCGCTTCACCCCGCCACCCGCCCCGACCCGCGTACCCCTGGAGAGCCAGGGCATCCGGACCGTGGTGCTGGCCGCCGGCTACCGCCCGGACCATCCGTGGGTGCAGCTGCCGATCCTCGACCGGTCGGGTGCGGTGGAGCAGTACCGCGGTCTCACCCGCGTCCCGGGGATCTACGTCGTGGGACAGCGGTTCCAGCACCGCCGCGACTCCGGGTTCATCGACGGAGCCCGCCACGACGCCCGGACCGTCGTCGCGCACCTGAGCCGCGGGGTGCTGCCCGAGTCGGCACCCCGTGCCCGAGAGGAGAGTGCCGCATGA
- a CDS encoding OsmC family protein — MTVTTEDPRLNGVDTATLFATLDAVKGQPEIAKFQFRASNRWLTGTHSRSSFSGFFGATQEMEHQRVTVVDSDHPAVLVGGDEGPTPVEYLLHAIAACLTAGIANVAAARGVELTRLTSTVEGDIDLLGILGLGGGSVRNGYEQIRVTFHIEGDADAETLRGIVEQSRNRSAVFDALTNPTPVAIDVVTG, encoded by the coding sequence ATGACCGTCACCACTGAGGACCCGCGTCTCAACGGCGTGGACACCGCCACCCTCTTCGCCACCCTCGACGCGGTCAAGGGTCAGCCCGAGATCGCGAAGTTCCAGTTCCGTGCCAGCAACCGCTGGCTCACGGGCACGCACAGCCGCTCGTCGTTCTCCGGCTTCTTCGGGGCGACCCAGGAGATGGAGCACCAGCGCGTCACGGTGGTCGACTCCGACCACCCAGCCGTCCTCGTCGGCGGGGACGAGGGGCCGACGCCGGTGGAGTACCTGTTGCACGCCATCGCCGCCTGCCTGACCGCAGGCATCGCGAACGTCGCAGCGGCGAGGGGGGTCGAGCTGACCAGGCTCACCTCCACCGTCGAGGGGGACATCGACCTGCTCGGGATCCTGGGACTCGGGGGCGGGTCGGTCCGCAACGGTTACGAGCAGATCCGGGTCACCTTCCACATCGAGGGCGATGCTGACGCCGAGACGCTGCGCGGCATCGTCGAGCAGTCCCGCAACCGCTCCGCCGTGTTCGACGCGCTGACCAACCCCACGCCCGTGGCCATCGACGTGGTGACCGGCTGA
- a CDS encoding AzlC family ABC transporter permease, producing the protein MDLDRGGAARRGPDQGPRRDVREGVLAMAPILLAYLPFAVVVGTAVARSDNPLAAWLGTSTIYGGAAHLAVLDVLSGGAGWLPAASIGLLVNARLAAYATAMAPQWRSAPLRRRVAAAVMLTDAPWGLARGREDRGDFYLGAAAALFLGWPLMVTVGAFVGERLSAAPVTGLLPALTLGALVAGRVRVPPVARAVAAAGVAAVVTAGLPAGPALLICAALGVVAACAGGLAR; encoded by the coding sequence GTGGACCTCGACCGCGGGGGTGCCGCGCGCCGCGGACCCGACCAGGGTCCGCGGCGCGACGTGCGGGAGGGCGTGCTGGCGATGGCGCCCATCCTGCTCGCCTACCTGCCGTTCGCCGTCGTGGTGGGAACCGCGGTGGCGAGGAGTGACAACCCGCTCGCCGCCTGGTTGGGCACCTCGACCATCTACGGGGGTGCCGCCCACCTCGCGGTGCTCGACGTCCTGTCAGGCGGCGCGGGCTGGCTGCCGGCGGCCTCGATCGGCCTGTTGGTCAACGCCCGCCTGGCTGCCTACGCGACGGCCATGGCACCGCAGTGGCGTTCGGCTCCCCTCCGGCGGCGGGTGGCGGCCGCGGTCATGCTCACCGACGCCCCGTGGGGGCTGGCTCGGGGACGGGAGGACCGGGGCGACTTCTACCTCGGCGCGGCGGCCGCCCTCTTCCTCGGCTGGCCGCTGATGGTCACGGTCGGCGCGTTCGTCGGCGAGCGGCTGTCGGCGGCGCCGGTCACCGGCCTCCTGCCTGCCCTGACCCTGGGCGCGCTCGTGGCTGGACGGGTCCGTGTCCCCCCGGTCGCGCGCGCGGTCGCGGCCGCCGGTGTGGCGGCGGTCGTCACCGCCGGGTTGCCGGCGGGACCTGCCCTGCTCATCTGTGCCGCACTCGGAGTCGTGGCCGCCTGCGCGGGAGGGCTCGCGCGATGA